AACGCCATAATCTTTAGCAATTTGCTTAGTAATATCAGCAACAAGTGGGAACTGAACATCACCAATACCACCTTTATTTACTGGAGTTTTTTTCCAGGCTAAGTGGCTGTAATGTGAATCAACACTTACACCGATAACTGCGCTTCTGCGTGAAGTAAATTCACCAAGCCTATTATTAAATGCTATGATTTCTGAAGGACATACAAATGTAAAATCAAGCGGGTAAAAGAATAGAACGCCTGTTTTGCCATTTAAATATGACATTAGGTTAAAATTTTCATTAATATCGTTGTTTGGCATGACTGCTTTTGCTGTAAAATCTGGAGCAGCTTTTCCAATTAAAATTGACATGATTTAATTCCTCTAGTGTATTTCTTTGAATACATTATTTATGTTTTGTGATTTCATAGATACGAGCAAAATTAAGATGTGATAACACCCATATCAATCCTGTAGTATGGGTAAATTTTTTTAAATTTCAAGTATGAAGATTCTAAATCTTCAAAATTCTTATAAATTCCAAAGCATGTTGACCCTGTTCCAGTCATTGAAGCATACATTGAATTAGAATTTTTTTCAATGTTTTCAATTACTTCTATAATTTTTACGTCTGCATATTTAATAAAATCATTTCCTGCCTTTTGAAGATCATTGGTCAAATCATTTAGGTTAGTATAAGTACTTTTAAATTCTACTTTGTGGCCATAGTCTTTAAGTTTTGCAAACATATCAGTTGTAGAGTTATGAATAGCAGGATTTATTAACAACATGTATAATTCAGGTAACATAATCTCCTGAATATCATCACCTATGCTACTAAATATTTGAGACTTCCCAATATAACTAACAGGAACATCTGCACCTATTCTTGCAAGCTGCTTCAGGTCAAATTCTATACCTGTAATATTACTAATATAACGCAAAAAATTACCTGCGTTAGAAGTGCCTCCTCCAAGCCCTGCTCCCATAGGAATATTTTTTTCAATAATGACTTTAATTGGTGGCAGATTTATATTTTTATTACGAACATAATTTATAGACTTAGTTATACTATCATTTGGTATGATACTTCCATTAACTAAAACCTCATCTTTATCTGATTCATGTATTGTAATTTTGTCATGAATTATTCCAAACACAGCTATAGAATTTAAATTATGATAATCACCATTTTTTCCTAAAACCTGAAGTGCTAAATTTATTTTTGCGGGTGAGTTTAAAACTACTTTATCAGTGAGATTGATTATCATTTACAACTCCGTAAAAAAAGTATTAATTTGCACAAAAATTATGTTGAATATTATTAACATTAAAGCTACGATTTATTTAAATTCCAATAGCAATTTTTTAGGGTTAATCATATGCAAGAGCTTACGATTATACTGTCACGCGTACAATTTGCGCTGGCACTCGCTTATCACATAATTTTTCCAACTATTAATATAGGGCTTTGTATTCTTATTGCAATATTTGAATATAAGTGGATTAAAACTGGCGATGAGTCATATCAAAAACTAACTAAGTTTTTTACAAAAGTTTTTGCTTTAGCATTTGGTATGGGCGTGGTATCTGGCATCACACTTGCATTTATGTTTGGAACAAATTTTGCCAAGTTTTCTCTTTTTACAGGCAACGTTATTGGACCATTATTATCATACGAAGTTTTAACCGCATTCTTCTTAGAAGCAACTTTTCTTGGGGTTATGTTGTTTGGGTGGAAAAGGGTTTCACAAAAAATGCATTTCTTAGCAACTACAACTGTTGGCGTTGGCACACTCATATCCGCTTTCTGGATATTAGCCGCAAACTCATTTATGCATACACCACAAGGGTTTGGCTTAAATGAGAAAGGCATGATGATTGCTGAAAGTTGGATGAAAATTATATTTAATCCGTCTTTCCCGTATCGTTATTCCCATATGATAGTAGCTTCACTTATCAGCGCAGGGCTTTTGGTTTCGGCAATTTGTGCATATAATCTACTTAAGAAGAAAAATATCGATATTGCCAAAAAAGGATTAAATATAGCTCTTTTAAGCTTAGTTATTACTACCCCTCTTCAAGTATTTATTGGTGACCTTCATGGTATCAATGCTTTTGAGCATCAGCCAATGAAAGTTGCTGCAATGGAAGGTAGGTGGGATACCATGAAAGGCGCACCACTTATTTTATTTGCAGTTCCTGATTCTAAAAATGAACGCAACGAACTTGAAGTATCGATTCCAAAACTTGCAAGCCTTATACTCACACATGATACGGAGGGAACGGTACATGGTCTTAAAGAGGTGGAACAAAAAGACCGCCCACCAGTAGGTATTGTTTTTTATGGCTTTAGGGTAATGGTTGGGCTTGGGTTTATATTTATATTACTTTCATTTGTATCTTACTATAAGCTTAAAAAAGATAAGCTATCTGACTGCCCATTCATTTTAAAATCACTTATTTTAATGGGACCTATGGGGGTTTTGGCTACCATTATAGGCTGGATTGTTGCGGAGTGTGGTCGCCAGCCATGGATTGTTCAAAATGTAATGCGCACATCTGATGGAGCAAGTGTTTTAAACCCTGCTAAGGTTATGTTTTCGCTAACGCTATTTTCACTGGTTTACACCTT
The DNA window shown above is from Alphaproteobacteria bacterium 33-17 and carries:
- a CDS encoding cytochrome ubiquinol oxidase subunit I: MQELTIILSRVQFALALAYHIIFPTINIGLCILIAIFEYKWIKTGDESYQKLTKFFTKVFALAFGMGVVSGITLAFMFGTNFAKFSLFTGNVIGPLLSYEVLTAFFLEATFLGVMLFGWKRVSQKMHFLATTTVGVGTLISAFWILAANSFMHTPQGFGLNEKGMMIAESWMKIIFNPSFPYRYSHMIVASLISAGLLVSAICAYNLLKKKNIDIAKKGLNIALLSLVITTPLQVFIGDLHGINAFEHQPMKVAAMEGRWDTMKGAPLILFAVPDSKNERNELEVSIPKLASLILTHDTEGTVHGLKEVEQKDRPPVGIVFYGFRVMVGLGFIFILLSFVSYYKLKKDKLSDCPFILKSLILMGPMGVLATIIGWIVAECGRQPWIVQNVMRTSDGASVLNPAKVMFSLTLFSLVYTLIFIVFLYFFFKIVKKGIDSDAPHPVIDTYQRTAWHETE